The following proteins are co-located in the Paludibaculum fermentans genome:
- a CDS encoding alpha/beta hydrolase, whose protein sequence is MKLCCSLAVAMLCFASDAPYPMKGPSVLLWPEGAPGSEGKTGAERWIEGGTPDRFHRVTDIHRPSITVYLPPAEKATGAAFVVCPGGGHRYLVVDLEGEFVANKLNEMGVAAFVLKSRLANAEGSTYKAEVESLADVQRALRVVRSRAQEWRVDAGRVGVMGFSAGGHLAALAENRFDAGKPESADAVERVSSRPDFAVLAYPGGISAATLTGKEIPPTFLFVNNDDRLSAASGEYYLALQKAKVDAELHVFRRGGHGVGMTGRTVEFEGMPEARWPELLRAWMEDLGFLKRK, encoded by the coding sequence ATGAAACTCTGTTGTAGCCTCGCCGTGGCGATGCTGTGTTTCGCCTCGGATGCGCCGTATCCGATGAAGGGACCGTCGGTGCTCCTATGGCCGGAGGGCGCTCCGGGATCGGAAGGGAAGACGGGGGCGGAGCGGTGGATCGAGGGCGGGACGCCGGACCGGTTTCATCGCGTGACGGACATCCACCGGCCCAGCATCACGGTGTACCTGCCTCCGGCGGAGAAGGCGACGGGGGCGGCTTTTGTGGTGTGTCCGGGCGGCGGGCACCGGTATCTGGTGGTGGACCTGGAGGGCGAGTTTGTCGCGAACAAGCTGAATGAGATGGGGGTGGCGGCGTTCGTACTGAAGAGCCGGCTGGCGAACGCGGAAGGGTCTACTTACAAGGCGGAGGTCGAGTCGCTGGCCGATGTGCAGCGCGCGCTGCGCGTGGTGAGGAGCCGGGCGCAGGAGTGGCGTGTGGATGCGGGGCGTGTGGGGGTGATGGGCTTTTCGGCCGGCGGGCACCTGGCGGCGCTGGCGGAGAACCGGTTCGACGCAGGTAAGCCTGAGTCGGCTGATGCGGTGGAGCGGGTGAGCAGCCGGCCTGATTTCGCGGTGCTGGCGTATCCGGGCGGCATTTCCGCGGCCACGCTGACAGGCAAAGAGATTCCGCCGACGTTTCTCTTTGTGAATAACGACGACCGGCTGTCGGCGGCTTCGGGCGAGTATTACCTGGCGCTGCAGAAGGCGAAGGTGGATGCGGAGCTGCATGTGTTCCGGCGCGGCGGTCATGGGGTGGGGATGACCGGGCGTACGGTGGAGTTCGAGGGCATGCCGGAGGCGCGGTGGCCGGAGTTGCTGCGGGCCTGGATGGAGGACCTTGGGTTTCTGAAACGGAAATAG
- a CDS encoding DUF2087 domain-containing protein, producing the protein MARALRDQLVQCDHTPSHLELLNMLARSAGHRNFQSLRAQAAAENLLREAQPAAPPVDYVLVKRLAAYFDARGRLEQWPAKESLRELCLWVFWSRLPVKQDLSEAQLSGQLRAGHLFGDHALLRRELCDRSLVSRTADGRQYRRVERQPPVTAVALIRHLAARQEAAGGRAQ; encoded by the coding sequence TTGGCGCGCGCGTTGCGCGACCAGCTTGTGCAGTGCGATCACACACCCAGTCACCTCGAACTGTTGAATATGCTGGCGCGTTCCGCCGGGCATCGGAATTTTCAGAGCCTGCGCGCGCAGGCCGCCGCCGAGAATCTGTTGCGCGAGGCACAGCCCGCCGCGCCTCCGGTTGATTACGTTCTGGTGAAGCGGCTGGCCGCGTACTTCGACGCGCGCGGCCGGCTGGAACAGTGGCCCGCCAAGGAGAGCCTGCGCGAGCTGTGCCTGTGGGTCTTCTGGTCCCGGCTGCCGGTGAAACAGGATCTCAGTGAGGCGCAGCTCAGCGGGCAACTGCGGGCCGGCCATCTGTTCGGCGACCACGCGTTGCTGCGGCGTGAACTGTGCGACCGGTCGCTGGTGAGCCGGACGGCGGACGGACGCCAGTACCGCAGGGTCGAGCGGCAGCCGCCCGTCACGGCGGTTGCGCTGATCCGCCATCTCGCGGCGCGCCAAGAGGCAGCCGGCGGGAGGGCGCAATGA
- a CDS encoding efflux transporter outer membrane subunit, whose protein sequence is MKRALTPLLLLGLAGCALGPDYKRPDVSVPRGYRVPDPQPPPSDAASLADTPWFEVFQDEQLQRLIREALVNNYDLRDAMTRVDAARAVVGITRSNQFPNAGASGSVNFNRLSRTGATNIPSTVLPDQNRTYGSAALNLLSFEVDLWGKWRRASEAARAELLGAEENRKTVATVLVSDLATAYLTLCELDYALEISQRTLRTREASLELVKTRQGGGVATMLDLRQAEQLVETAAQSIPVLQQQIEQTENRISLLVAKNPNTVVRGRGFNQQTLPPEVPAGLPSSLMERRPDIRAAEQLLVSANARIGVAKAAYFPQLTLTGFLGGQSTQLTSLFSGPGTAWSLVPQLSQPIFTAGRLKGNVKLAEAQRQGALIHYEKTIQVAFTEVSDALIAHRRMRESRERQQALVNALQDRTRLAYVRYRGGVDTQLNALDADRDLFQAELALASIRLGEMLTVVDLYKALGGGWK, encoded by the coding sequence ATGAAGCGGGCACTGACCCCCTTGCTCCTGCTGGGCCTCGCCGGCTGCGCGCTCGGGCCGGACTACAAGCGCCCCGACGTCTCCGTACCCAGGGGCTACCGCGTGCCCGACCCGCAGCCTCCGCCCAGCGACGCGGCGTCTCTCGCCGACACGCCCTGGTTCGAGGTGTTTCAGGACGAGCAACTCCAGCGCCTCATCCGCGAAGCTCTGGTGAACAACTACGACCTGCGCGACGCCATGACTCGTGTGGACGCGGCCCGCGCGGTCGTCGGCATCACCCGCTCCAATCAGTTCCCCAACGCGGGCGCCTCCGGATCCGTTAACTTCAACCGCCTCTCGCGAACCGGCGCCACCAACATCCCCTCCACCGTCCTGCCCGACCAGAACCGGACCTACGGCTCGGCCGCGCTCAACCTCCTCTCCTTCGAGGTCGACCTCTGGGGCAAGTGGCGGCGCGCCTCCGAGGCCGCCCGTGCCGAACTGCTCGGCGCGGAAGAGAATCGCAAAACCGTAGCCACCGTTCTGGTCAGCGACTTGGCCACCGCCTACCTCACCCTCTGCGAACTCGACTACGCCCTCGAGATCTCTCAACGCACCCTCAGGACGAGAGAAGCGTCTCTCGAACTCGTCAAAACCCGCCAGGGTGGCGGCGTGGCCACCATGCTCGACCTCCGCCAGGCCGAACAACTCGTCGAAACCGCGGCCCAGTCCATCCCGGTCCTCCAGCAGCAGATCGAACAGACGGAAAACCGGATCAGCCTGTTGGTCGCGAAGAACCCCAATACCGTCGTGCGCGGACGCGGCTTCAATCAACAGACCCTCCCGCCCGAGGTGCCCGCCGGCCTCCCCTCCTCCCTGATGGAGCGCAGGCCCGACATCCGTGCAGCCGAGCAACTCCTCGTCAGCGCCAACGCCCGCATCGGCGTCGCCAAAGCCGCCTACTTCCCGCAGCTCACCCTCACCGGCTTCCTGGGCGGCCAGAGCACCCAACTCACCAGCCTGTTCAGCGGACCCGGCACCGCCTGGAGCCTCGTCCCCCAGCTCAGCCAGCCCATCTTCACCGCCGGCCGCCTGAAGGGCAACGTGAAACTCGCTGAGGCGCAGCGCCAGGGCGCCCTCATCCACTACGAGAAGACCATCCAGGTCGCCTTCACCGAAGTCTCCGATGCGCTCATCGCCCATCGCCGCATGCGCGAGAGCCGCGAGCGCCAGCAGGCCCTCGTGAACGCCCTCCAGGACCGCACCCGCCTCGCCTACGTCCGCTACCGCGGCGGCGTCGACACCCAATTGAACGCCCTCGACGCCGACCGCGACCTCTTCCAGGCCGAACTGGCCCTGGCCAGCATCCGGCTGGGCGAAATGCTCACCGTCGTCGACCTCTACAAAGCCCTGGGCGGCGGCTGGAAGTAG
- a CDS encoding efflux RND transporter permease subunit has protein sequence MSNFFIDRPIVAMVIALLTVIVGVVVIFSLPVAQFPAIAPPEIQISAVYVGADAQTVEQAVATPIEQQMSGVDNMNYMYSVNATANGQMRMVVNFDIKTDPNTDLILAQSRETQAASQLPQEVTNYGVTVQKSVTAPLMLLSLYSPKGSRDERFLANYAYINLNDPLTRVPGIGSVQVFGAGQYAMRLWVRPDRLSKLGITVPEIVSTIQSQNTVNPAGQVGSEPIPQGQEYTYSVRAQGRLTSPEEFGNMVLRATPDGAVVRVRDVARVELGAQDYSVAGRLNGQPSAVIAVYQLPGSNAVDAAKGVRKLIEEAKRRFPQDVECIVSLDTTRAVSEGIKEIVETLLIAIALVILVVYLFLQGWRATLIPLLAVPVSLVGTFVFFPLFGFSINTLSMFAMVLAIGLVVDDAIVVVESVERYIEEGLSPRDAARKAMAEITGPVIGIALVLSVVFIPTAFIPGITGRLYQQFAVTIAISVVLSAFNALTLSPALAALLLKPRTHGNGGPGASFFAWFNRVFGEATERYVRGSGTLIRKSAFSMLLLGGFAVAGGLLGSSLPTSFVPDEDQGYLFLNIQLPNAASLQRTNALTRKVEKIIAATPGVESTTTVVGFSLLSFARTSYSGFAWITLKEWGSRQERAQQMQSIKQHLNRELGKLPEGVAFSFSPPAIPGVGTAGGFTFLLEDRSGQDVAYLASNLNKFMTAARKRPEIANLTTTFLPSVPQQFVVVDRDKAIKQGVPLTDVYRTIQTFMGGLFVNYFNRFGRQWQVYVEAEGEYRTRPENVGQFYVRNTSGETVPLSALTHFESRTGPEFTVRFNEYRAAQLNGASAPGYSSTQAMKALEETFAETMPPEMGFDYSGMSYQEKRASEGISPSAIFAFSLLFVFLILSALYESWSLPFSVLLTTPVAVFGAFAVLWARRAISGLYLPPFLVQIENDVYSQIGLVMLIGLAAKNAILIVEFANEELAKGRPLVDAALEGARLRLRPILMTSFAFILGSVPLWTASGAGSVARQIMGTTVIGGMLAASLLGIFLVPACYVVVKRLAGAERKAGAA, from the coding sequence ATGTCAAACTTCTTCATCGACCGGCCCATCGTGGCCATGGTGATCGCCCTCCTCACGGTGATTGTGGGCGTCGTCGTGATCTTCAGCCTGCCCGTCGCCCAGTTCCCCGCCATCGCACCGCCAGAGATCCAGATCTCCGCCGTGTATGTCGGCGCCGACGCCCAAACCGTGGAACAGGCCGTCGCCACCCCCATCGAACAACAGATGAGCGGTGTGGACAACATGAACTACATGTACTCGGTCAATGCCACCGCCAACGGGCAGATGCGCATGGTGGTCAACTTCGATATCAAGACCGATCCCAATACCGACCTCATCCTCGCCCAGAGCCGCGAAACACAGGCCGCCTCGCAACTGCCGCAGGAAGTGACCAACTACGGCGTCACGGTGCAGAAGTCGGTCACCGCGCCGCTGATGCTGCTCTCGCTCTACTCCCCAAAGGGCTCGCGCGACGAACGCTTCCTGGCCAACTACGCTTATATCAACCTCAACGATCCCCTCACCCGCGTCCCCGGCATCGGCAGCGTCCAGGTGTTCGGCGCGGGACAATACGCCATGCGGCTCTGGGTAAGACCCGACCGCCTGTCAAAACTCGGCATCACCGTACCCGAAATCGTCTCCACCATCCAGTCGCAGAACACCGTGAATCCCGCCGGCCAGGTCGGCAGCGAGCCGATTCCCCAGGGCCAGGAGTACACTTACTCGGTCCGCGCCCAGGGCCGCCTGACCTCGCCGGAAGAGTTCGGGAACATGGTCTTGCGCGCTACTCCGGATGGCGCGGTAGTGCGCGTCCGCGACGTGGCGCGCGTCGAGTTGGGAGCCCAGGACTACAGCGTCGCCGGGCGGCTCAACGGCCAGCCCAGCGCCGTCATCGCCGTGTACCAGCTACCCGGCTCCAACGCCGTCGACGCGGCGAAAGGTGTCCGCAAGCTCATCGAGGAAGCCAAACGCCGCTTCCCCCAGGATGTGGAATGCATCGTCTCCCTCGACACCACCCGCGCCGTCTCTGAGGGCATCAAGGAAATCGTCGAGACCCTGCTGATCGCCATCGCGCTGGTGATCCTCGTCGTCTACCTGTTCCTGCAGGGCTGGCGGGCGACCCTCATCCCCCTGCTCGCCGTACCCGTCTCCCTGGTCGGCACCTTCGTCTTCTTCCCCCTGTTCGGGTTCTCCATCAACACCCTTTCTATGTTTGCAATGGTGCTCGCCATCGGCCTCGTGGTCGACGACGCCATTGTCGTGGTCGAGTCCGTCGAACGCTACATCGAGGAAGGACTCTCGCCCCGCGACGCGGCCCGCAAGGCCATGGCGGAAATCACCGGCCCGGTCATCGGCATCGCCCTGGTGCTCTCCGTGGTCTTCATCCCCACCGCCTTCATCCCTGGCATCACCGGCCGCCTCTATCAGCAGTTCGCCGTCACCATTGCCATCTCCGTGGTTCTCTCGGCCTTCAATGCGCTCACCCTCAGCCCGGCCCTGGCCGCGCTGCTGCTGAAACCGAGGACCCACGGCAACGGCGGTCCCGGAGCCTCCTTCTTCGCCTGGTTCAACCGCGTTTTCGGCGAGGCGACGGAACGCTACGTGCGCGGTTCCGGCACGCTCATCCGCAAGAGCGCCTTCTCCATGCTCCTGCTGGGCGGCTTCGCCGTCGCCGGCGGTCTCCTGGGCAGCAGCCTGCCCACCAGCTTTGTGCCCGACGAAGACCAGGGCTACCTCTTCCTGAACATCCAGCTCCCCAACGCCGCGTCCCTGCAGCGCACCAACGCCCTTACCCGCAAAGTCGAGAAGATCATCGCCGCAACCCCGGGCGTCGAGTCCACCACCACCGTCGTCGGCTTCAGCCTGCTCAGCTTCGCCCGCACCAGCTACAGCGGGTTCGCCTGGATCACCCTCAAGGAATGGGGCAGCCGCCAGGAGCGCGCGCAGCAGATGCAGTCCATCAAGCAGCATCTGAATCGCGAACTCGGCAAACTCCCTGAAGGCGTGGCCTTCAGCTTCTCACCCCCGGCCATTCCCGGCGTCGGCACCGCCGGCGGCTTCACCTTCCTGCTGGAGGACCGCTCCGGCCAGGATGTCGCCTATCTCGCCTCCAACCTCAACAAGTTCATGACCGCCGCCCGCAAACGCCCCGAGATCGCCAACCTCACCACCACCTTCCTGCCCAGCGTGCCCCAGCAGTTCGTCGTGGTCGACCGCGACAAGGCGATCAAACAGGGCGTCCCCTTGACCGACGTCTACCGCACCATCCAGACCTTCATGGGCGGCCTCTTCGTCAACTACTTCAACCGCTTCGGCCGGCAGTGGCAGGTCTACGTCGAAGCCGAAGGCGAATACCGCACCCGCCCCGAAAACGTCGGCCAATTCTACGTCCGGAACACCAGCGGCGAGACAGTGCCCCTCTCCGCCCTCACCCACTTCGAATCCCGCACCGGACCCGAATTCACCGTCCGCTTCAACGAATACCGCGCCGCCCAGCTCAACGGCGCCTCCGCCCCCGGCTACAGCTCCACCCAGGCCATGAAGGCGCTGGAAGAGACCTTCGCCGAAACAATGCCCCCCGAAATGGGCTTCGACTACTCCGGCATGTCCTACCAGGAGAAACGCGCCTCCGAAGGCATCTCGCCCTCCGCCATCTTCGCGTTCTCCCTCCTGTTCGTCTTCCTGATCCTCTCGGCGCTCTACGAGAGCTGGTCGCTGCCCTTCAGCGTCCTGCTCACGACCCCCGTCGCCGTCTTCGGAGCCTTCGCCGTCCTCTGGGCGCGCCGCGCCATCTCGGGCCTCTACCTGCCGCCGTTCCTCGTACAGATCGAGAACGACGTCTACTCCCAGATCGGCCTGGTCATGCTGATCGGCCTCGCCGCGAAGAACGCCATCCTCATCGTGGAGTTCGCCAACGAGGAACTCGCCAAGGGACGGCCGCTGGTCGACGCCGCGTTGGAAGGAGCCAGGCTGCGCCTGCGGCCCATTCTCATGACCTCGTTCGCGTTCATCCTCGGCAGCGTCCCGCTCTGGACAGCCTCCGGAGCCGGCTCCGTCGCCCGCCAGATCATGGGCACTACCGTCATCGGCGGCATGCTGGCGGCCAGCCTCCTCGGCATCTTCCTCGTACCCGCTTGCTACGTCGTCGTGAAGAGGCTCGCCGGGGCGGAACGAAAGGCAGGTGCCGCATGA
- a CDS encoding alpha/beta fold hydrolase codes for MSATAGRGLGAKPQPVLIETALGVAECAVWGEGPVVLALHGAMGGYDQSAMLARAALAGVGFQVVAVSRPGYLGTPLGEAAAPEQQADLCAALLDALGLRHAAVLAISGGGQCALQFALRHGRRCRGLVLVSACTAQLRVKLPLRFHLLKWMARLPWLTARLREKAAQRPEESARRAILDPELCRRTLADPVAGPLLTELQLSTMEHLAQRLPGTQNDIVQSRRPFEYPVEQIGQPVLLVHGTADEVVPFADSRSLAGRLPRAELLALEGGAHVSLFTHLHEIRARVGPFLEGHGPG; via the coding sequence ATGAGTGCGACAGCCGGGCGGGGCCTTGGCGCGAAGCCTCAGCCGGTGCTGATTGAGACAGCGCTCGGAGTGGCGGAGTGTGCCGTGTGGGGCGAGGGTCCGGTTGTCCTGGCCCTGCACGGAGCGATGGGCGGTTACGACCAGAGCGCGATGCTGGCGCGAGCAGCCTTGGCGGGCGTCGGCTTCCAAGTTGTGGCCGTGTCCAGGCCCGGTTATCTAGGGACGCCGTTGGGTGAGGCGGCCGCTCCGGAACAGCAGGCGGATCTGTGCGCGGCGCTGCTGGACGCCCTGGGGCTCCGGCATGCTGCGGTGCTTGCGATCTCCGGGGGTGGGCAATGCGCGCTGCAGTTTGCGCTGCGGCATGGAAGGCGCTGCCGGGGACTGGTGCTCGTTTCGGCGTGCACTGCGCAGCTGCGTGTGAAACTGCCACTGCGATTCCACCTGCTGAAGTGGATGGCGCGCCTGCCGTGGTTGACGGCCAGATTGCGTGAGAAGGCGGCCCAGCGCCCGGAGGAATCGGCGCGGCGCGCGATCCTGGATCCCGAGCTGTGCCGCCGAACGCTGGCCGATCCGGTGGCGGGTCCTCTGCTCACGGAGCTGCAGTTGAGCACGATGGAGCATCTGGCGCAGCGGCTGCCGGGCACGCAGAACGACATCGTGCAGTCGCGCCGGCCGTTTGAGTACCCCGTGGAGCAGATCGGCCAGCCGGTGCTGTTGGTACACGGTACGGCGGACGAGGTGGTGCCGTTTGCGGATTCGCGATCGCTGGCGGGCAGGCTGCCGCGGGCGGAATTGCTAGCCCTGGAGGGCGGTGCGCATGTGAGCCTGTTTACCCATCTGCACGAGATCCGGGCCCGGGTCGGGCCGTTTCTCGAGGGTCACGGGCCCGGGTAG
- a CDS encoding efflux RND transporter periplasmic adaptor subunit codes for MSRTITWAAAILLVLLTAGCTSNSNAARSTPPLTVQTVQVQQRDVPIYGEWLGTLEGMVNADIKAQVSGYIEQQGYSEGSVVTKGQLLFQIDPRPFQAVVDQARAQLAQANGRLSQARAHLLEAEAQVGVAEANQGRSRLDVERYTPLAKQQAITQQDLDNAIQNNLAAKAQVQAAKAQVETAKSQIESAEAEVQAAHAAEETARLNLGFTHLTSPIDGVAGAALQQVGSLVSPAAGTITTVSTLNPIKCYFTVSEQEYLDFHRRYDTPERLAEERRNLELQLILSDGTVFENRGRFYFADREVNVRTGAIRIAGLFDNPNNTLRPGQYAKIRFSARSVTGALLVPQRAVSELQGGYQVAVVGAHNKVQIRPVKVADRVGADWIISEGVQPGEQVVVEGLQRLRNDTVVDPKPYVPARRGEAK; via the coding sequence ATGTCTAGGACCATAACCTGGGCTGCCGCCATCTTACTGGTGCTCCTGACGGCAGGTTGCACCAGCAATTCCAACGCAGCCAGATCGACGCCCCCCCTGACGGTGCAGACCGTCCAGGTGCAGCAGCGCGACGTACCAATCTATGGCGAGTGGCTGGGCACACTCGAAGGGATGGTGAACGCGGACATCAAGGCGCAAGTCTCCGGCTACATCGAGCAGCAGGGATACAGCGAAGGTTCGGTGGTCACCAAGGGACAACTGCTCTTCCAGATCGACCCCCGGCCGTTTCAGGCTGTGGTCGATCAGGCTCGCGCCCAACTTGCCCAGGCCAACGGCCGCCTCTCTCAAGCCAGGGCCCACCTTCTGGAAGCCGAGGCGCAGGTTGGCGTTGCGGAAGCAAACCAGGGCCGGTCCCGTCTCGACGTCGAACGCTACACGCCGCTCGCCAAACAACAGGCCATCACACAGCAGGACCTCGATAATGCCATCCAGAACAATCTGGCCGCCAAGGCGCAAGTGCAGGCCGCCAAGGCCCAGGTAGAGACGGCGAAATCTCAGATTGAATCCGCTGAAGCCGAAGTGCAGGCCGCCCATGCTGCTGAGGAGACGGCCCGCCTCAACCTGGGCTTTACCCACCTTACTTCCCCCATCGACGGTGTGGCCGGCGCGGCGCTCCAACAGGTCGGCTCCCTGGTCAGCCCGGCCGCGGGCACCATCACCACCGTCTCGACGCTCAACCCGATCAAATGCTACTTCACCGTCAGCGAACAGGAGTATCTCGACTTCCACAGGCGCTACGACACGCCCGAGCGCCTGGCCGAGGAGCGCCGTAACCTCGAATTGCAGTTGATCCTGTCAGACGGGACAGTCTTCGAAAACCGCGGCCGCTTCTACTTCGCCGATCGCGAAGTGAATGTGCGCACCGGAGCCATCCGCATCGCCGGCCTCTTCGACAACCCGAACAACACCCTCAGGCCCGGCCAGTACGCCAAGATCCGCTTCTCGGCGAGGTCCGTGACGGGAGCCCTCCTCGTACCCCAGCGCGCCGTGTCGGAACTGCAGGGCGGCTATCAGGTCGCCGTAGTCGGGGCGCATAACAAGGTGCAGATCCGCCCGGTCAAGGTGGCCGACCGCGTCGGCGCCGATTGGATCATCAGCGAAGGGGTGCAACCCGGAGAACAGGTTGTTGTCGAAGGGCTGCAAAGGCTGCGCAATGACACCGTCGTCGACCCCAAGCCCTACGTACCCGCGCGTCGCGGCGAGGCCAAGTAG
- a CDS encoding cytochrome P460 family protein: protein MKRKSLQFSLFLGLFLSGLLTLALWAQDKYTVKVPGGLAFSEFRGYEAWPAISISRNEKAVAVILGNPAMIKAYQDGFPANGKPVPDGARMAKIHWEPKKNEFFPDATVPGKLQNVDFMVKDSKRFADSGGWGYAVFDYDSASNTFKPGTKAGSPPQGNDAKCGFTCHTSAKSRDYVFTDYGRR from the coding sequence ATGAAACGCAAAAGCCTTCAATTCAGCCTGTTTCTGGGGCTCTTTCTCTCTGGTTTACTGACACTCGCACTGTGGGCCCAGGACAAGTACACCGTCAAAGTACCCGGCGGACTCGCCTTCTCTGAGTTCCGCGGCTACGAAGCCTGGCCGGCCATCTCCATCAGCCGCAACGAAAAAGCGGTGGCCGTCATCCTCGGCAATCCCGCCATGATCAAGGCCTACCAGGACGGCTTCCCCGCCAACGGCAAACCGGTGCCGGACGGAGCCAGAATGGCCAAGATCCATTGGGAACCGAAGAAGAACGAGTTCTTCCCCGACGCGACCGTCCCGGGCAAACTGCAGAACGTCGATTTCATGGTGAAAGACAGCAAACGCTTCGCCGACAGCGGCGGCTGGGGCTATGCCGTGTTCGACTACGACTCCGCCTCCAATACCTTCAAACCCGGCACCAAAGCGGGCTCCCCGCCGCAGGGCAACGACGCCAAATGCGGTTTCACCTGCCACACCAGCGCGAAGTCGCGGGACTACGTCTTCACCGACTACGGCCGCCGGTAA
- a CDS encoding VOC family protein has translation MKPKNTICLWYDKDAKEAADFYAATFPDSHVSAVHTAPSDFPGGKQGDVLTVEFTVLGIPCLGLNGGPAFKQSEAFSFQVATDDQEETDRYWNAIVGNGGAESACGWCKDRWGLSWQITPRALTDAMSAGGEEARLAFEAMMTMKKIDIAVIEAARLTRTRHVTPR, from the coding sequence ATGAAGCCCAAAAACACGATCTGCCTCTGGTACGACAAGGACGCGAAAGAGGCGGCGGACTTCTACGCCGCCACCTTCCCCGATAGTCACGTATCCGCGGTTCACACGGCCCCCAGCGACTTCCCGGGTGGCAAACAAGGCGATGTACTGACAGTGGAATTCACCGTTCTCGGCATTCCCTGCCTCGGCCTCAACGGCGGCCCGGCCTTCAAACAATCCGAGGCCTTCTCGTTCCAGGTCGCGACCGACGATCAGGAGGAGACGGACCGTTACTGGAACGCCATCGTCGGCAATGGCGGCGCGGAAAGCGCCTGCGGCTGGTGTAAGGACCGCTGGGGCCTCTCCTGGCAGATCACCCCGCGCGCGCTCACCGACGCCATGTCGGCGGGTGGCGAGGAAGCCCGGCTCGCCTTCGAGGCCATGATGACCATGAAGAAGATCGATATCGCCGTCATCGAGGCAGCGCGGCTGACGCGTACCCGCCACGTGACCCCCCGGTAA